A single genomic interval of Malania oleifera isolate guangnan ecotype guangnan chromosome 11, ASM2987363v1, whole genome shotgun sequence harbors:
- the LOC131167955 gene encoding methyl-CpG-binding domain-containing protein 2, whose protein sequence is MRSHPLKITFKLKKEENDVTDSTFPCHLNRKPQEPINVSSSEEENVGSQDTEDEDDQAHENVSNQLVVYDPVANGMGEIEPVPNPIDCQPPPFLKYAATNPSPRVLPSVGAFTVQCANCFKWRLIPTKEKYEEIREHILEQPFVCETAREWRPEVSCDDPPDISQDGSRLWAIDKPNIAQPPPGWQRLLRIRGEGSTKFADVYYAAPSGKRLRSMVEVQKYLLEHPEYTSQGVTLSQFSFQIPKPLQENYVRKRPARVIASCDGGNMVMPRPLEPSEVNPLAWARPDDCTDLRLGQPGFSASYCESPVGRPTKKQAKKAPSKQIYPSDLVYNQHKVKIESPCRSINDENDL, encoded by the exons ATGCGGTCACATCCTCTAAAAATTACCTTCAAGttgaaaaaggaagaaaatgacGTCACGGATTCCACTTTCCCTTGTCACCTGAATAGAAAACCTCAGGAACCCATAAATGTTTCTTCTTCAGAGGAAGAAAATGTTGGCTCACAAGATACGGAGGATGAAGATGATCAAGCTCATGAGAATGTTTCAAATCAATTGGTGGTTTATGATCCTGTGGCCAACGGTATGGGTGAAATTGAACCTGTCCCTAATCCAATTGATTGCCAGCCTCCCCCTTTTTTGAAATACGCAGCCACAAATCCATCTCCCAGAGTTTTGCCATCTGTAGGGGCTTTCACTGTCCAATGTGCTAACTGTTTTAAATGGAGATTAATCCCGACAAAGGAAAAGTATGAAGAAATTCGTGAACATATTCTAGAGCAGCCTTTTGTCTGTGAAACTGCTCGTGAGTGGCGGCCTGAGGTATCATGTGATGATCCACCTGATATATCTCAAGATGGCAGCAGGCTGTGGGCAATTGATAAGCCTAACATTGCTCAGCCTCCTCCTGGATGGCAACGATTGCTACGGATTAGAGGGGAAGGAAGCACGAAGTTTGCGGATGT GTACTATGCTGCTCCATCTGGCAAGAGACTTCGCTCAATGGTGGAGGTACAGAA GTACTTGCTGGAACATCCTGAGTATACTAGCCAAGGGGTGACCCTCTCTcaattttcatttcaaattcctaAGCCTTTACAGGAAAACTATGTTAGAAAACGCCCTGCTCGTGTGATAGCTTCTTGTGATGGTGGTAACATGGTGATGCCAAGACCTCTTGAACCCAGTGAAG TGAATCCCCTGGCATGGGCACGCCCAGATGATTGTACAGACTTGCGACTTGGTCAGCCAGGGTTTTCGGCTTCATACTGTGAGTCTCCTGTTGGACGACCAACAAAGAAGCAAGCCAAGAAAGCCCCATCAAAACAGATTTACCCTAGTGATTTAGTGTATAATCAGCACAAGGTCAAGATAGAAAGTCCTTGTCGATCTATAAATGATGAAAATGATCTGTAA